The following are from one region of the Neurospora crassa OR74A linkage group III, whole genome shotgun sequence genome:
- a CDS encoding 3' exoribonuclease: MPREAEPSANEKAFLLKALQDEQIRLDGREFDQYRPLELTFGDEYGVANVSLGKTKILAKASAEVTVPFADRPLDGIFTIATELSPMAAPHFEVNRPTETEVLLSRLLEKTVRRSGALDTESLCLVAGQKCWSVRVDVHVLSHDGNLTDAACFAVVAALRHFRKPDTSMENGVLTVYTPAEREPVPLGWLHSPFCVTWSFFGEEGETALLDADWMEEQVRVASVTISLNRHGEICQIAKLGGVPVEAVALLQCTSVALTKVKEFSTYLDDKLAEDAKRRDKGGFMAELRAENDRIVG, encoded by the exons ATGCCCAGAGAAGCAGAACCGTCAGCCAACGAGAAGGCCTTTCTCTTGAAGGCGCTTCAAGACGAACAGATTCGCCTCGATGGCCGTGAATTCGACCAATACCGTCCACTAGAGCTCACGTTTGGAGACGAATATGGCGTCGCCAATGTATCGCTTGGCAAGACAAA AATTCTTGCCAAAGCCTCCGCCGAAGTAACAGTCCCCTTCGCCGACCGCCCGCTCGACGGCATCTTCACCATCGCCACCGAACTCTCCCCCATGGCCGCGCCTCACTTCGAAGTGAACCGGCCCACCGAAACCGAAGTGCTGCTCTCGCGCCTGCTCGAAAAGACGGTCCGGCGCTCCGGCGCCCTCGACACCGAGTCGCTCTGTCTGGTCGCGGGGCAAAAGTGCTGGTCCGTCCGGGTCGACGTGCACGTGCTTTCGCACGACGGCAACCTGACCGATGCGGCCTGCttcgccgtcgtcgccgcccTTCGCCACTTCCGAAAGCCCGACACCAGCATGGAGAATGGCGTGCTGACGGTGTACACGCCTGCGGAGCGGGAGCCGGTGCCGCTGGGCTGGCTGCACTCGCCTTTCTGCGTGACGTGGAGTTTCTTTGGCGAGGAGGGTGAGACAGCGTTGTTGGATGCGGATTGGATGGAGGAGCAAGTCAGGGTCGCCAGTGTCACGATTAGTTTGAACAGGCACGGAGAGATCTGCCAGATCGCGAAGCTCGGGGGTGTACCGGTCGAGGCAGTTGCGCTACTGCAGTGTACCAGCGTGGCGCTGACGAAGGTGAAGGAGTTCTCCACTTACTTGGATGACAAGTTGGCGGAGGACGCAAAGAGGAGGGATAAGGGTGGGTTTATGGCTGAGTTGAGGGCGGAGAATGATCGCATTGTTGGGTGA